The Microbacterium sp. SORGH_AS_0862 genome has a segment encoding these proteins:
- the thiE gene encoding thiamine phosphate synthase, which yields MNADLSLYLVTDAGIAAAAGHDIVDVVRQATASGVTAVQLREKDASARQFLDTVTRVSAVLPDGVALLVNDRVDVFLAARQAGARVSGVHVGQSDLPPDTVRALIGDDAIIGLSAATPEQLAAASGSGVVDYVGIGALHATATKRDAPPPLGHESLARLVAASALPAVAIGGVTAADLGPLRRAGAAGAAVVSAVCGAGDPAVAVRMLRAAWDAA from the coding sequence GTGAACGCGGACCTTTCGCTGTATCTCGTGACGGATGCGGGCATCGCCGCAGCAGCGGGCCACGACATCGTCGACGTGGTGCGCCAGGCGACGGCGAGCGGTGTCACGGCAGTGCAGCTGCGCGAGAAGGACGCCTCCGCGCGCCAGTTCCTCGACACGGTGACGAGGGTGTCGGCCGTGCTACCTGACGGTGTCGCCCTACTCGTCAACGACCGCGTGGACGTCTTCCTCGCCGCCCGTCAGGCGGGCGCGCGCGTGTCGGGAGTTCACGTGGGGCAGAGCGATCTGCCGCCGGACACGGTGCGCGCTCTCATCGGCGACGACGCGATCATCGGCCTCAGCGCCGCCACGCCGGAGCAGCTGGCTGCTGCATCCGGCAGCGGTGTCGTCGACTACGTCGGTATCGGTGCGCTTCACGCGACAGCCACGAAGCGCGATGCGCCCCCGCCGCTGGGGCACGAGTCGCTCGCCCGGCTGGTCGCGGCGAGCGCGCTTCCCGCGGTGGCGATCGGCGGTGTCACCGCTGCCGACCTCGGTCCGCTGCGGCGCGCGGGTGCTGCGGGGGCGGCGGTCGTCTCGGCCGTCTGCGGTGCGGGCGATCCCGCAGTCGCCGTCCGTATGCTGCGCGCGGCATGGGACGCGGCATGA
- the thiM gene encoding hydroxyethylthiazole kinase: MTRAPENLIESTIRAWEAVREQGPLVQCLTNAVVTGFTANVLLALGAAPAMVDIPEEAGPFARIASGVLVNLGTPGSEQREAMREAVAAAQEAGTPWVLDPVAIGVLPVRTALAAELVAAGPSIVRGNASEIIALDGSGAGGRGVDATDGVEDAVAAARRIAQATGAIVAVSGAVDVVTDGAREVRLGNGDALLTRVTGGGCALGAVMAAFAGVDEDRLAAVVAAVTVYNVAAELAAARAAGPGSFAVAFLDALARLDADTLRSRAVIA, translated from the coding sequence ATGACGCGCGCGCCAGAGAACCTGATCGAATCCACCATCCGGGCCTGGGAGGCGGTGCGGGAGCAAGGCCCGCTCGTGCAGTGCCTGACCAACGCGGTGGTCACGGGCTTCACCGCCAACGTCCTCCTCGCCCTCGGGGCGGCTCCGGCGATGGTCGACATCCCGGAGGAGGCGGGGCCGTTCGCGCGCATCGCCTCGGGGGTCCTGGTCAATCTCGGCACACCCGGCTCCGAGCAGCGCGAGGCGATGCGCGAGGCTGTGGCGGCCGCACAGGAGGCGGGCACTCCCTGGGTGCTCGACCCCGTGGCGATCGGCGTCCTGCCCGTGCGCACCGCGCTCGCAGCCGAGCTCGTCGCGGCGGGGCCGAGCATCGTGCGCGGCAACGCGTCCGAGATCATCGCGCTCGACGGCTCGGGCGCCGGAGGCCGCGGAGTCGACGCGACGGACGGTGTGGAGGATGCGGTCGCCGCCGCCCGACGCATCGCGCAGGCGACCGGTGCGATCGTCGCCGTCTCGGGCGCGGTGGACGTGGTCACCGACGGCGCGCGCGAGGTGCGGCTCGGTAACGGCGATGCGTTGCTGACACGCGTCACCGGTGGCGGATGCGCCCTCGGCGCCGTCATGGCGGCGTTCGCCGGCGTCGACGAGGACCGTCTCGCGGCGGTGGTCGCCGCGGTCACGGTCTACAACGTCGCCGCAGAGCTCGCCGCGGCGCGTGCCGCGGGACCGGGCAGCTTCGCCGTCGCGTTCCTCGACGCGCTCGCGCGTCTCGACGCGGACACACTGCGGAGCCGGGCGGTGATCGCGTGA
- a CDS encoding GNAT family N-acetyltransferase, translating into MTIVIRAGAASDHPRLVEVWRAAVEATHDFLTSAEVDLYERQLRVYLPQMPELWVAIEDGAIIGFLGYSDGVIEMLFVDPACHGQGVGRALVARVAEGAAPLRVDVNEENAGAQRFYAALGFIEVGRSALDGEGQPHPIRHLESPLR; encoded by the coding sequence ATGACGATCGTCATCCGCGCCGGCGCGGCATCCGATCATCCGCGACTCGTCGAGGTGTGGCGGGCCGCGGTCGAAGCGACGCACGACTTCCTGACCTCTGCCGAGGTCGACCTCTACGAGCGGCAGCTGCGCGTCTATCTTCCGCAGATGCCGGAGCTCTGGGTTGCGATCGAGGACGGTGCGATCATCGGCTTCCTCGGCTACAGCGACGGTGTCATCGAGATGCTCTTCGTCGACCCCGCCTGTCACGGACAGGGCGTCGGGCGGGCGCTCGTCGCCCGCGTCGCCGAAGGAGCGGCCCCGCTTCGCGTCGATGTGAACGAGGAGAACGCGGGCGCCCAGCGCTTCTATGCGGCGCTCGGGTTCATCGAGGTCGGACGCTCCGCGCTCGACGGCGAGGGTCAGCCGCATCCGATCCGCCATCTCGAGAGCCCGCTCCGCTAA
- a CDS encoding NAD(P)-dependent oxidoreductase, whose protein sequence is MRERTVGFIGLGIMGVPMASNLVKAGFDVVVWARSAAPRDELVAHGARAAGSVAGVFAAAETIVLMLRDEPAVDAVLARGADDFGRLVADRTLVQMGTFTTAFSRALADEVAAAGGRYVEAPVSGSRGPAIEGTLVGMLAGEPDVLAHVEPVVDAMCAQTFRCGDIPKALTMKLAVNTYLITMVTGLAETFHFAERAGADIGVLREVLAAGPMASAVSRGKAQKLADGDLSAQAAITDVLKNARLAEDAARAVGSAHPLITASRRLYEEAADAGLGELDMIGVIDALAAREPGTGDETGERS, encoded by the coding sequence ATGAGAGAACGGACCGTCGGGTTCATCGGACTCGGCATCATGGGGGTCCCCATGGCCTCGAACCTCGTCAAGGCGGGGTTCGACGTGGTCGTCTGGGCGCGTTCGGCCGCCCCTCGGGATGAGCTGGTCGCGCACGGCGCGCGGGCCGCCGGGAGCGTCGCGGGAGTCTTCGCCGCGGCCGAGACGATCGTTCTGATGCTGCGCGACGAGCCGGCCGTCGATGCCGTGCTCGCGCGCGGCGCGGACGACTTCGGCAGACTCGTGGCCGACAGGACCCTCGTGCAGATGGGGACGTTCACGACCGCGTTCTCCCGGGCCCTGGCGGACGAGGTCGCCGCCGCGGGCGGCCGGTACGTCGAGGCGCCCGTCTCGGGATCGCGGGGTCCGGCGATCGAGGGAACGCTCGTGGGCATGCTCGCGGGGGAGCCCGACGTGCTCGCCCACGTCGAGCCCGTGGTGGACGCGATGTGCGCCCAGACGTTCCGGTGCGGCGACATCCCGAAGGCGCTGACGATGAAGCTCGCGGTGAACACGTATCTCATCACGATGGTGACGGGTCTGGCGGAGACCTTCCATTTCGCCGAGCGCGCGGGCGCCGACATCGGTGTGCTCCGCGAGGTGCTGGCCGCAGGCCCCATGGCTTCGGCGGTGTCGCGCGGCAAGGCGCAGAAGCTCGCCGACGGCGACCTGTCCGCGCAGGCGGCGATCACCGACGTCCTCAAGAACGCCCGGCTTGCCGAAGATGCCGCGCGCGCGGTCGGCTCCGCGCATCCGTTGATCACCGCGAGCAGACGACTCTACGAGGAGGCTGCGGATGCGGGACTCGGCGAGCTCGACATGATCGGTGTGATCGACGCGCTTGCCGCCCGGGAGCCGGGAACCGGCGATGAGACGGGGGAGCGATCATGA
- the erm gene encoding 23S ribosomal RNA methyltransferase Erm, producing the protein MRTRSVHGGRHELGQNFLVHTPTIDRIVSLVAASEGTILEIGAGGGALTAGLARLGRPLTAIDIDERRVAALRQSYPSVRVEHADVLRHPLDAPVVVGNVPFHLTTPILRRMLQRPSWQHAVLLTQWEVARKRAGVGGGTLLTAQSAPWFTFTLHGRVPARAFRPMPSVDGGILSITRRPAPLVSDADRRAYERFVGDVFTARGHGMPAILATVARMSAPAARRRLDAVGIAHGALPRDLGAQQWARLWRECAGE; encoded by the coding sequence ATGCGTACCCGTTCCGTTCACGGCGGCCGCCACGAACTCGGCCAGAACTTCCTCGTCCACACGCCCACCATCGACCGCATCGTCTCGCTCGTCGCAGCATCCGAGGGGACGATCCTCGAGATCGGGGCCGGCGGCGGCGCGCTCACCGCGGGTCTCGCCCGTCTCGGGCGGCCGCTCACCGCGATCGACATCGATGAGCGCCGCGTTGCCGCACTCCGCCAGTCCTATCCGTCGGTGCGCGTCGAGCACGCCGACGTCCTGCGCCATCCGCTCGACGCGCCCGTCGTCGTGGGCAACGTCCCGTTCCACCTCACGACGCCGATTCTTCGGAGAATGTTGCAGCGCCCTTCGTGGCAGCATGCTGTCCTGCTGACCCAGTGGGAAGTCGCCCGCAAGCGCGCCGGCGTCGGCGGCGGCACCCTCCTCACTGCGCAGTCGGCGCCATGGTTCACCTTCACCCTGCACGGGCGGGTGCCGGCGCGGGCGTTTCGACCCATGCCGTCCGTGGACGGCGGCATTCTGTCGATCACCCGCCGCCCTGCGCCGCTCGTCTCGGATGCGGACCGGCGTGCGTACGAGCGGTTCGTGGGCGATGTCTTCACCGCGCGGGGGCATGGCATGCCGGCGATCCTCGCGACGGTCGCGCGCATGTCGGCCCCGGCCGCGCGACGTCGACTGGATGCGGTGGGCATCGCCCACGGTGCGCTGCCCCGCGACCTGGGTGCGCAGCAGTGGGCGCGCCTGTGGCGAGAATGCGCAGGGGAATGA